A segment of the Methanothermobacter sp. genome:
GTATACGCAGGGAACTGGATGAGCCGGAGATCCTCAGGGCAGAGTTCAGGGCCATAAAGAAACTCCACGAGCAGGGCTACACCAACATAGGCATAATGATACCCCTCGTACAGCACCCTGATGAACTCAGGAAGGCCAAGAGGATAGCAGAGGAGGCGGGCCTTAAGCCCCACAGGGACGTTGAATTCGGTATCATGGTGGAGACACCTGCGGCGGCACTCATAATCGAGGACTTCATTGAAGAGGGCATCGACTTTGTGAGCTTCGGTACAAATGACCTCACCCAGTACACCCTTGCAATAGACAGGAACAATG
Coding sequences within it:
- a CDS encoding putative PEP-binding protein; the protein is IRRELDEPEILRAEFRAIKKLHEQGYTNIGIMIPLVQHPDELRKAKRIAEEAGLKPHRDVEFGIMVETPAAALIIEDFIEEGIDFVSFGTNDLTQYTLAIDRNNEHVADLYTEGHPAVLKLIERVIKKCNEAGVKTSICGQAGSIPRIVEKLVELGISSVSANTDAVAEVRKTVARAEQRLLLKAARKLL